The Pantoea phytobeneficialis genome has a segment encoding these proteins:
- a CDS encoding class II aldolase/adducin family protein has protein sequence MSTAILDISALRQRISEGEWQARVKLAQAYHLAAKLRWTDHIYTHFSLRVPGEKPHFLINAYGQTFDEIQPETLVKIDIDGNIIDDPTGLGINPAGFVIHSAIHRARPDAHAVLHTHTAAGIGVSAQKHGLLMISQHSTRFHQRLGYHDYEGIALDLDEQQRIVADLGTRNALILRNHGLLTSGGSIEEAFYNLYYLERACQAQLAAQAGGAELIILPDAVAEKAAQAFDNSIRNQKYLLHWDAYIRQLNRNAL, from the coding sequence ATGAGTACGGCAATCCTGGATATCAGCGCATTACGGCAGCGCATTAGCGAGGGAGAATGGCAGGCACGCGTCAAACTGGCGCAGGCTTATCATCTGGCGGCAAAGCTGCGTTGGACGGATCATATTTACACCCATTTCTCACTGCGCGTACCCGGCGAAAAACCGCATTTCCTGATTAATGCTTACGGGCAGACCTTCGATGAAATCCAGCCGGAGACGCTGGTGAAGATCGACATCGATGGCAACATCATTGATGATCCGACCGGACTGGGTATTAACCCGGCCGGATTTGTGATTCACAGCGCGATCCATCGCGCCCGCCCGGATGCGCATGCGGTGCTGCATACCCATACCGCCGCGGGCATTGGGGTGTCGGCACAGAAGCACGGGCTGTTGATGATTTCGCAGCACAGCACCCGCTTCCATCAGCGCCTTGGCTATCACGATTACGAAGGTATTGCGCTGGATCTGGATGAGCAGCAACGTATCGTGGCCGATCTTGGCACGCGTAACGCGTTGATTTTGCGCAATCATGGCCTGCTCACCAGCGGCGGCAGCATCGAAGAGGCATTTTATAACCTCTATTATCTCGAACGCGCCTGTCAGGCACAGCTGGCGGCACAAGCGGGCGGTGCTGAACTGATTATCCTGCCGGATGCGGTGGCGGAGAAAGCTGCGCAGGCATTTGATAACAGCATCCGCAACCAAAAATATCTGCTGCACTGGGATGCCTACATCCGTCAGCTCAACCGCAACGCCCTCTGA
- a CDS encoding EAL domain-containing protein: MPPQRRNRDFGWLLIVCAGLLPLVLGILCTAIEARHTVHQQQITTANSLLAQAERMSDSAWDMITELRQFHYQPCSAIEDKLQREGNLNAYFRSIGKLEGDNVTCSSAYGMNPGSLSEMMLRHPPVTGKAWWSISIRGTFGVPNRPAVIFVRQLPDGEGFWAVIDGQYLMDFMRALGESRGYRMTMRFNDGAPITSGPAEQLPETYLKSEPWRAESSRYPISVEVVVPPSELLKAWRQALFIFLPMAAIFSILLMILTANWLRRRISWRDEIRRAMRNRQFSVHYQPVYSMAAQHCNGVEALLRWHLPNGDTIRPDIFISAAEEEGMIVPLTRHLLELMAEDIQSWQVEPGFHIGLNLAAEHLQHPEFVADIQLFARRVQNKKLQITLELTERSLIHDGEDVARKLRLLQLQGMKVAIDDFGTGHCSLSYLQTFPLDYLKIDRGFINAIERLDGETPVLDAIINLAHKLQLEVLGEGVETSLQFQYLQQRGVVFIQGYYYAWPMDNDRLRAWLNEQGQQPLLAEESHESELHHS, translated from the coding sequence GTGCCACCGCAGAGACGAAACCGCGATTTTGGTTGGCTGTTGATTGTTTGTGCCGGGCTGCTGCCGCTGGTGCTTGGCATCCTCTGCACGGCCATTGAAGCACGCCACACCGTGCATCAGCAGCAAATCACCACTGCTAACTCCCTACTGGCTCAGGCAGAAAGAATGAGCGACAGCGCCTGGGACATGATCACCGAGTTGCGCCAGTTCCACTATCAACCCTGTTCGGCGATTGAAGACAAGCTGCAACGTGAAGGTAACCTGAACGCCTATTTTCGCTCCATCGGCAAGCTGGAAGGCGATAACGTGACCTGCTCCTCGGCATACGGGATGAATCCCGGTTCCCTGAGCGAAATGATGCTGCGTCACCCCCCCGTAACCGGCAAAGCCTGGTGGAGTATCTCAATCCGTGGGACATTTGGCGTGCCAAACCGCCCGGCAGTGATCTTTGTGCGGCAACTGCCTGATGGTGAAGGCTTTTGGGCGGTGATTGATGGTCAGTATTTGATGGATTTTATGCGCGCATTGGGCGAGTCGCGTGGCTATCGCATGACCATGCGGTTTAATGACGGTGCCCCCATCACCAGCGGGCCGGCGGAGCAGTTGCCGGAAACCTACCTGAAAAGTGAACCCTGGCGGGCAGAATCCAGCCGCTATCCCATCAGCGTCGAAGTGGTGGTCCCTCCCAGCGAACTGTTGAAGGCGTGGCGGCAGGCGTTGTTTATTTTCCTGCCGATGGCGGCGATTTTTTCCATTTTGCTGATGATTCTCACCGCCAACTGGTTGCGTCGTCGTATCTCCTGGCGGGATGAAATTCGTCGCGCGATGCGCAACCGCCAGTTTTCGGTCCATTATCAGCCGGTCTACAGCATGGCCGCGCAGCACTGCAACGGTGTCGAAGCGTTGCTACGCTGGCATTTGCCAAACGGCGATACCATCCGGCCTGACATTTTTATCAGCGCAGCAGAAGAGGAAGGCATGATTGTGCCGCTGACGCGTCATTTGCTGGAGCTGATGGCGGAAGACATTCAGAGCTGGCAAGTGGAACCGGGGTTCCATATCGGGTTGAACCTGGCGGCAGAACATTTGCAACACCCGGAGTTTGTCGCAGATATCCAGCTGTTCGCCAGACGCGTGCAGAACAAAAAATTGCAGATAACCCTGGAGCTGACCGAGCGCAGTTTGATTCACGACGGTGAGGATGTGGCGCGTAAGTTGCGATTGCTACAGTTGCAAGGGATGAAGGTGGCAATCGACGATTTCGGTACTGGTCACTGCTCGCTCAGTTATCTGCAAACTTTTCCACTCGATTATCTGAAAATTGATCGCGGCTTTATCAACGCGATTGAACGGCTGGATGGCGAAACCCCGGTACTGGACGCGATTATCAATCTGGCGCACAAGTTGCAGCTTGAGGTGCTCGGCGAAGGCGTTGAAACCTCGTTACAATTCCAGTACCTGCAACAGCGTGGTGTGGTATTTATTCAGGGCTATTATTACGCCTGGCCAATGGATAATGACCGGCTGCGCGCATGGCTCAATGAGCAGGGGCAGCAGCCGCTACTTGCTGAGGAATCCCATGAGTCTGAACTGCATCATTCTTGA
- a CDS encoding D-2-hydroxyacid dehydrogenase family protein, producing MSLNCIILDDYQNVALTLADWATLEPLVHTTALTTHIDDPDTLVSQIEHADILVVMRERTPLSAELIGRLPKLKLVVTSGMRNASIDLDACRERYIAVCGTGSSSAPPLELTWGLVLGLARHLVSENQALRSNGPWQQTLGIGLQGKTLGLIGLGKIGGEMAKVAQAFGMRVCAWSQNLTAERAAACGAEKMSTLPALLQASDVVSLHLVLSDRTRHLLDADALAQMKAGALLINTSRAALVDQPAMIAALQSGQLAGAGLDVFDQEPLPADHPLRQLTNVLATPHLGYVADNNYRTYFTEAVENINGWVKGAPLRSLL from the coding sequence ATGAGTCTGAACTGCATCATTCTTGATGATTACCAGAATGTCGCCCTGACGCTTGCCGACTGGGCGACGCTGGAACCCCTGGTCCACACCACCGCCCTCACCACCCACATCGACGATCCCGACACGCTGGTCAGCCAAATTGAGCACGCAGATATTCTGGTGGTGATGCGTGAACGTACTCCGCTCAGCGCTGAGCTGATTGGCCGCCTGCCTAAACTGAAGCTGGTGGTCACGTCCGGCATGCGGAACGCCTCTATCGATCTCGATGCCTGCCGCGAACGTTATATCGCGGTATGCGGTACTGGCAGCAGCAGCGCACCGCCGCTGGAGCTGACCTGGGGACTCGTGCTGGGGCTGGCGCGTCATCTCGTCAGCGAGAATCAGGCGCTACGCAGCAATGGGCCGTGGCAGCAGACGCTGGGCATCGGGTTGCAGGGCAAAACCCTGGGATTGATTGGGCTGGGGAAAATTGGCGGCGAGATGGCGAAGGTGGCACAGGCATTTGGTATGCGAGTATGCGCCTGGAGCCAGAATCTGACCGCAGAGCGCGCGGCTGCCTGTGGGGCAGAAAAGATGAGCACGCTGCCCGCCTTGTTGCAGGCGAGTGATGTCGTCTCACTTCATCTGGTACTGAGCGATCGCACCCGCCATCTGCTGGATGCCGACGCGCTGGCGCAGATGAAAGCGGGCGCGCTGCTGATCAATACTTCGCGTGCTGCCCTGGTCGATCAGCCGGCAATGATCGCCGCCTTGCAAAGCGGGCAACTGGCGGGTGCCGGGCTGGATGTGTTTGATCAGGAACCGCTGCCAGCCGACCATCCGTTGCGCCAGTTAACGAACGTCCTCGCCACGCCACACCTGGGTTACGTGGCCGATAATAACTACCGCACCTACTTCACCGAAGCCGTAGAAAATATCAATGGTTGGGTAAAAGGCGCACCGCTGCGGTCCCTGCTGTAA
- the proP gene encoding glycine betaine/L-proline transporter ProP: MKIRRKRVKPIGLDDVTIIDDSRLRKAITAASLGNAMEWFDFGVYGFVAYALGKVFFPDATPGIQMIAALATFSVPFLIRPLGGLFFGMLGDKYGRQKILSITIVIMSISTFCIGLIPSYASIGIWAPVLLLLAKMAQGFSVGGEYTGASIFVAEYSPDRKRGFMGSWLDFGSIAGFVLGAGLVVLISTIIGEDRFLEWGWRLPFFLALPLGIIGLYLRHALEETPAFQQHVDKLEQGDREGLRDGPKVSFKEIASKHWKSLLACVGLVIATNVTYYMLLTYMPSYLSHNLHYSEDHGVLIIIAIMIGMLFVQPVMGMLSDRFGRRPFVIIGSIALFICSIPAFMLINSGVIGLIFAGLLLLAVILNAFTGVMASSLPAMFPTHIRYSALASAFNISVLIAGLTPTAAAWLVESTNNLYMPAYYLMVIAVIGLVTGLYMKETANKPLIGATPAASDIEEAREILQEHHDNIEQKIEDIDAEIAKLEAKRKNLVQQHPDINE; the protein is encoded by the coding sequence ATGAAAATTCGTAGGAAACGTGTAAAACCGATCGGGCTGGATGATGTCACCATCATCGACGATAGCCGTTTACGTAAGGCCATCACCGCGGCATCTCTGGGTAACGCGATGGAATGGTTCGATTTTGGTGTGTATGGCTTCGTGGCGTATGCGCTGGGTAAGGTGTTTTTCCCGGACGCGACGCCCGGTATTCAGATGATCGCCGCGCTGGCGACCTTCTCCGTCCCCTTTCTGATCCGTCCGCTGGGTGGCCTGTTCTTCGGCATGCTGGGGGATAAATACGGTCGTCAGAAAATTCTCTCGATAACCATAGTCATTATGTCGATCAGTACCTTCTGTATCGGCCTGATACCTTCGTATGCGTCTATTGGCATCTGGGCGCCGGTGTTACTGCTGCTCGCCAAAATGGCGCAGGGCTTCTCGGTGGGCGGTGAATATACCGGCGCGTCGATCTTCGTCGCCGAATACTCGCCGGACCGTAAGCGTGGCTTTATGGGAAGCTGGCTGGATTTCGGTTCCATTGCCGGTTTCGTGCTGGGTGCCGGTCTGGTCGTACTGATCTCCACCATTATCGGCGAAGACCGCTTTCTGGAGTGGGGCTGGCGTCTGCCGTTCTTCCTTGCGCTGCCGTTAGGCATCATCGGGCTGTATCTGCGCCATGCGTTGGAAGAGACTCCGGCCTTCCAGCAGCATGTGGACAAGCTGGAACAGGGCGATCGTGAAGGTTTACGTGACGGCCCGAAAGTCTCGTTTAAAGAGATCGCCAGCAAACACTGGAAAAGCCTGCTGGCTTGCGTAGGTCTGGTGATTGCCACCAACGTGACCTATTACATGCTGCTGACCTATATGCCGAGCTACCTGTCGCATAACCTGCACTACTCGGAAGATCACGGTGTGCTGATTATCATCGCCATTATGATCGGGATGCTGTTTGTCCAGCCGGTGATGGGGATGCTGAGTGACCGTTTTGGCCGCCGCCCGTTTGTCATTATTGGTAGCATCGCGCTGTTCATCTGCTCCATTCCGGCGTTTATGCTGATTAACAGCGGCGTGATTGGGCTGATTTTTGCCGGTCTGCTGCTGCTGGCGGTGATCCTGAACGCCTTTACCGGTGTGATGGCCTCCTCGCTGCCCGCGATGTTCCCGACCCATATCCGCTACAGCGCACTCGCCAGTGCCTTCAACATCTCGGTGCTGATTGCCGGTCTGACGCCGACCGCCGCCGCCTGGCTGGTGGAGTCCACCAACAATCTCTACATGCCGGCTTATTATTTGATGGTGATTGCGGTGATTGGTTTGGTCACCGGCCTGTATATGAAAGAGACGGCGAATAAACCGTTGATTGGCGCAACGCCTGCGGCATCTGACATTGAAGAAGCGCGTGAAATCCTCCAGGAACATCACGACAACATCGAGCAGAAAATCGAAGATATCGATGCCGAGATCGCGAAACTGGAAGCGAAGCGTAAAAACCTGGTGCAGCAGCACCCGGATATCAACGAGTAA
- the hemB gene encoding porphobilinogen synthase yields MSDFSLIQRPRRLRKSAAMREMFQETSLSLSDLALPIFVEEGVDDYKPITAMPGVMRIPEKRLAYEIERIAKAGIRSVMTFGISHHTDATGSDAWNENGLVARMSRICKDTVPEMIVMSDTCFCEYTSHGHCGVLCDHGVDNDATLINLGKQAVVAAQAGADFIAPSAAMDGQVKAIRQALDAAGFTDTAIMSYSTKFASSFYGPFREAAGTALKGDRKTYQMNPMNRREAIRESLIDEAEGADSLMVKPAGAYLDILRDIRERTTLPLAAYQVSGEYAMIKFAAQAGAIDERNVVLESLGAIKRAGADLIFSYFALDLAEQKML; encoded by the coding sequence ATGTCTGATTTTTCTCTTATCCAGCGTCCAAGAAGGCTGCGTAAAAGCGCCGCGATGCGTGAAATGTTCCAGGAAACCAGCCTGAGCCTCAGCGATTTGGCGCTGCCCATCTTCGTTGAAGAAGGGGTGGATGATTACAAACCCATTACCGCCATGCCAGGCGTGATGCGTATTCCCGAAAAACGTCTGGCGTATGAAATCGAGCGTATTGCCAAAGCGGGTATCCGTTCGGTGATGACCTTTGGTATTTCGCACCACACCGATGCCACCGGCAGCGATGCATGGAACGAAAACGGCCTGGTGGCGCGTATGTCGCGCATCTGCAAAGACACCGTGCCAGAGATGATCGTCATGTCTGACACCTGTTTCTGCGAATACACCAGCCACGGCCACTGCGGCGTGCTGTGCGACCACGGTGTCGATAACGACGCCACCCTGATTAACCTCGGCAAGCAGGCAGTGGTTGCCGCGCAGGCCGGTGCTGATTTTATTGCGCCGTCAGCGGCAATGGATGGTCAGGTTAAAGCGATTCGTCAGGCGCTCGACGCCGCCGGATTTACCGATACCGCCATCATGTCTTACTCCACCAAATTCGCGTCTTCGTTCTACGGTCCGTTCCGTGAAGCGGCGGGTACGGCGCTGAAAGGCGATCGCAAAACTTATCAGATGAATCCGATGAACCGCCGTGAAGCGATTCGCGAATCGCTGATTGATGAAGCGGAAGGTGCCGATTCGCTGATGGTGAAACCGGCTGGAGCCTACCTTGATATCCTGCGTGATATCCGCGAGCGTACCACGCTGCCGCTGGCTGCCTATCAGGTAAGCGGTGAGTACGCGATGATCAAATTCGCCGCGCAAGCCGGTGCCATTGATGAACGCAATGTGGTACTGGAAAGCCTTGGTGCCATTAAGCGCGCCGGTGCTGATTTGATTTTCAGCTATTTTGCCCTTGATCTCGCCGAGCAAAAAATGCTCTGA
- a CDS encoding GGDEF domain-containing protein — translation MKAPALPADESYRLAQLRALNILHTPAEERFDRLTRLARRLFGVPIALVSLLEEDHQWFKSIAGQSGETAPRNTSFCGHAILQDDVMVVENALEDERFHDNPLVTGENPVRFYAGCPLRTPAGAKVGTLCIVDHHARAFDAEDCHTLRDLAAMAEAELVAFQTATSDELTQITNRRGFMTLGQLALNECQLKQLPASLTFLDLDRFKEINDTLGHREGDRALMDFADAMKVSFRHADLFARLGGDEFVVLFNGLQQADAEGVLERFDRLLQKQTRDLNRRYQLHFSSGIVEFDPHHPLSLEQLLESSDERMYAAKKLRKQTR, via the coding sequence ATGAAAGCACCTGCACTGCCCGCAGACGAGTCATATCGTCTGGCTCAGTTACGTGCGCTCAACATTCTGCATACCCCGGCAGAAGAGCGTTTTGACCGTCTGACCCGCCTCGCCCGTCGTCTGTTTGGCGTGCCGATTGCGCTGGTAAGTCTGCTGGAGGAGGACCATCAATGGTTCAAATCTATCGCGGGACAATCCGGTGAAACCGCGCCGCGCAATACCTCCTTTTGCGGCCATGCCATCTTACAGGATGATGTGATGGTGGTGGAGAATGCGCTGGAAGACGAACGTTTCCACGATAATCCCTTAGTCACTGGCGAGAACCCAGTACGCTTCTATGCGGGTTGCCCGCTGCGTACCCCTGCCGGTGCCAAAGTCGGCACCCTGTGCATTGTCGACCACCATGCCCGTGCGTTTGATGCCGAGGATTGCCACACGCTGCGCGATCTGGCGGCGATGGCGGAAGCTGAGCTGGTGGCTTTCCAGACCGCCACCTCCGACGAGCTGACACAAATCACCAATCGCCGTGGCTTTATGACGCTGGGGCAACTGGCGTTGAACGAATGTCAGTTGAAGCAGTTGCCCGCCAGCCTGACGTTTCTCGACCTCGACCGCTTTAAAGAGATCAATGACACCCTCGGCCATCGTGAAGGCGATCGGGCGTTGATGGATTTTGCCGATGCAATGAAGGTGAGTTTCCGTCATGCGGATCTGTTCGCGCGTCTGGGCGGTGATGAATTTGTGGTGCTGTTTAACGGCCTGCAACAAGCAGATGCCGAGGGAGTACTGGAGCGCTTTGATCGGTTGCTGCAAAAACAGACGCGCGATCTGAACCGGCGCTATCAACTACATTTTTCGTCCGGCATCGTCGAGTTTGATCCACACCACCCGTTGTCACTGGAGCAACTGCTGGAAAGCAGCGACGAACGGATGTATGCCGCGAAAAAACTGCGTAAACAGACGCGATAA
- a CDS encoding alpha/beta fold hydrolase, with the protein MALRFPVKLLISSLMLMSSASALAANVYGEQLEGFQYPYPLQHFNFASQQQTLSMGYMDVQPAQHANGQTVVLMHGKNFCGATWEDTIKALSQQGYRVVAPDQIGFCSSSKPANYQYTFQQLAQNTHQLLQQLGVDKAVIVGHSTGGMLATRYALMYPQQTQKLVLVNPIGLEDWKAKGAPWRSVDQWYQRELKLNAAGIKKYEQQTYYVGQWKPEYDKWVDMLAGLNSGPGHKKVAWNSALIYDMIFTQPVYYEFKDLKVPTTLMIGTSDTTAIGSDIAPPAVKAQLGHYNVLGKQVAKLIPGARLIEFPGMGHAPQMEEPQKFNQTLIDDLAR; encoded by the coding sequence ATGGCGTTACGTTTTCCCGTGAAGTTATTGATCTCTTCGCTGATGCTGATGAGCAGCGCATCAGCGCTTGCCGCCAACGTCTATGGAGAACAACTGGAAGGATTCCAGTACCCTTATCCGTTGCAGCACTTTAACTTCGCCTCCCAGCAGCAGACGCTCAGCATGGGGTATATGGATGTGCAGCCCGCGCAGCATGCCAATGGGCAGACGGTGGTGCTGATGCATGGCAAAAACTTCTGCGGTGCCACCTGGGAAGACACCATCAAGGCACTGAGCCAGCAGGGCTATCGCGTGGTGGCACCGGACCAGATTGGTTTCTGTAGTTCCAGCAAACCCGCGAATTATCAATACACCTTCCAGCAACTGGCGCAGAACACCCATCAGTTATTGCAGCAACTGGGTGTCGATAAGGCGGTGATTGTCGGCCACTCGACCGGCGGCATGCTGGCTACGCGCTATGCGCTGATGTATCCACAGCAGACGCAAAAACTGGTGCTGGTGAACCCGATTGGTCTGGAAGACTGGAAAGCCAAAGGCGCGCCCTGGCGTTCGGTGGATCAGTGGTATCAACGCGAGCTGAAGCTCAACGCCGCCGGTATCAAAAAGTATGAGCAGCAAACCTATTACGTCGGCCAGTGGAAGCCGGAATATGACAAATGGGTGGATATGTTGGCCGGGTTAAACAGCGGTCCGGGGCATAAAAAGGTCGCCTGGAACTCAGCGCTGATCTACGACATGATTTTTACCCAGCCGGTGTACTACGAATTTAAAGATCTGAAAGTGCCGACCACCCTGATGATCGGCACCTCCGACACCACCGCCATCGGTAGCGATATCGCACCGCCAGCGGTGAAAGCGCAGTTGGGGCATTACAATGTGCTGGGTAAACAGGTGGCAAAACTGATCCCTGGCGCGCGCCTGATTGAATTCCCAGGCATGGGGCATGCGCCGCAGATGGAAGAACCGCAGAAGTTTAATCAGACGTTGATTGATGACCTGGCGCGGTAA
- a CDS encoding helix-turn-helix domain-containing protein, with protein sequence MQERKYNEGVILAVTEWIVENLDQRLSIDDIAQKSGYSKWYLQKLFARCHNETLARFIRKKKLAASVVELKNSEATIISLAVKYHFESQQSFTRSFKQMMGCTPLACRKKQLSGERQQQLTECEDPCVLCRLESVANSKVMPEILPPPMRSGQFPVRRIDCVMQ encoded by the coding sequence ATGCAAGAGAGAAAATACAATGAAGGTGTCATTCTCGCCGTAACTGAATGGATTGTTGAAAACTTAGATCAACGCTTAAGCATTGATGATATTGCGCAAAAATCTGGTTATTCAAAATGGTATTTGCAGAAACTTTTCGCCCGTTGTCATAATGAAACTCTGGCACGTTTTATTCGCAAAAAGAAACTGGCCGCCAGCGTTGTCGAGCTGAAAAACAGCGAAGCAACGATTATCAGCCTGGCCGTAAAATACCATTTTGAAAGCCAGCAATCTTTTACCCGTTCATTTAAACAAATGATGGGTTGTACCCCGCTTGCATGTCGTAAAAAACAATTAAGCGGCGAACGGCAACAGCAACTGACAGAATGTGAAGATCCTTGCGTCTTGTGTCGCCTGGAATCTGTCGCCAACAGCAAAGTGATGCCAGAGATTCTGCCACCACCGATGCGGTCGGGTCAGTTTCCGGTGCGCCGTATTGACTGTGTAATGCAATGA
- a CDS encoding DUF1471 domain-containing protein yields MKKYILSALLLGASVPVMAANNISAQEAEHFKLESLGNISVSDTGGAISSPMDLHQRLSEMADEKGGKYYVVEAARQHGNNFDAVAQVYK; encoded by the coding sequence ATGAAAAAATATATTCTGTCTGCGTTGCTGCTTGGTGCGAGCGTACCGGTTATGGCCGCCAATAATATTTCTGCGCAGGAAGCGGAACACTTTAAACTTGAGTCGCTGGGAAATATTAGCGTATCCGATACTGGCGGTGCCATCAGCTCGCCGATGGATCTGCATCAACGTTTGTCAGAGATGGCTGATGAGAAAGGCGGAAAATATTATGTGGTCGAGGCTGCACGCCAACACGGAAATAATTTCGACGCGGTAGCCCAGGTCTACAAATAA
- a CDS encoding nickel/cobalt efflux transporter translates to MTDFAVLISQGTSSAWLFIPSAILLGALHGLEPGHSKTMMAAFIVAIRGTVKQAVMLGLAATLSHTLIVWLVALGGMYVSRKLTADTAEPWFQLISAIIILATALWMIWRTWQSEQQRKQHQHEQRADAQVLDTGHGHIELALHQGHWQLRTLDGAAWQASQVSLATRRGMGFSQIFTFAAQDGVLQSTLAVPQPHTFNARLSLGHAGHSHDYDVAWQQGEVQRAPGEHDGSFQDAHERAHASDIKKRFASREVTNGQIILFGLTGGLIPCPAAITVLLLCIQVKAFSLGAALVLCFSIGLALTLVGVGAAAALSVQKATQRWQGLDTLARRAPWFSGTLIALVALYMGYHGLSGILH, encoded by the coding sequence ATGACTGATTTTGCCGTCCTGATCAGCCAGGGCACCTCCAGCGCCTGGCTGTTTATCCCCAGTGCAATTTTGCTGGGGGCATTACACGGCCTGGAGCCGGGACATTCAAAAACCATGATGGCGGCGTTTATCGTGGCGATTCGCGGCACGGTTAAACAGGCAGTGATGCTGGGGCTGGCGGCAACCCTGTCGCATACCTTGATTGTCTGGCTGGTCGCGTTAGGGGGGATGTATGTCAGCCGCAAGCTGACGGCCGATACTGCCGAACCTTGGTTCCAACTGATCTCCGCCATTATCATTCTGGCAACCGCGCTTTGGATGATTTGGCGTACCTGGCAAAGCGAGCAGCAGCGCAAGCAACATCAGCACGAGCAGCGGGCAGATGCGCAGGTGCTCGACACCGGGCACGGCCATATTGAACTGGCGCTGCATCAGGGCCACTGGCAACTGCGTACTCTGGATGGCGCGGCATGGCAGGCCAGCCAGGTTAGCCTCGCGACCCGGCGCGGAATGGGGTTCTCGCAAATCTTTACCTTCGCCGCACAGGACGGTGTCCTGCAATCGACACTGGCGGTGCCACAACCGCATACCTTCAATGCGCGTCTGTCACTCGGTCATGCTGGTCATTCCCATGATTACGATGTGGCATGGCAGCAGGGGGAGGTCCAGCGCGCACCTGGCGAGCATGATGGCAGTTTTCAGGATGCGCATGAGCGTGCCCATGCCAGCGATATCAAAAAGCGTTTTGCCAGCCGTGAAGTGACCAACGGGCAGATTATCCTGTTTGGTTTAACCGGCGGCCTGATCCCCTGTCCGGCGGCCATCACGGTACTGTTGTTGTGCATTCAGGTGAAAGCCTTCAGCCTTGGCGCTGCGCTGGTGCTGTGTTTCAGCATTGGCCTGGCACTGACGCTGGTAGGGGTGGGGGCCGCTGCCGCGTTAAGCGTACAAAAAGCCACCCAGCGCTGGCAGGGGTTGGATACGCTGGCACGCCGTGCGCCCTGGTTCTCCGGCACCCTGATCGCGCTGGTGGCACTTTATATGGGTTATCACGGGTTAAGTGGCATCCTGCACTAA
- a CDS encoding metal/formaldehyde-sensitive transcriptional repressor has protein sequence MSHTLKDQKKLLARVRRIKGQTESLEKALVGGEECLKVLQQVAAVRGAINGLMSELLEGHIREHLMNPHASEQERNADMEQIIAVVRSYMK, from the coding sequence ATGTCTCATACCCTGAAAGACCAAAAGAAATTGCTGGCGCGCGTACGCCGCATCAAAGGCCAGACCGAATCACTGGAAAAAGCGCTGGTGGGCGGGGAAGAGTGTCTGAAGGTGTTGCAGCAGGTCGCAGCGGTGCGAGGGGCGATTAACGGATTAATGAGTGAGTTGCTGGAAGGACATATTCGCGAGCACCTGATGAACCCACACGCCAGCGAGCAAGAGCGCAACGCCGATATGGAACAGATTATTGCGGTGGTGCGCAGTTATATGAAGTAA